Part of the Vicia villosa cultivar HV-30 ecotype Madison, WI unplaced genomic scaffold, Vvil1.0 ctg.000857F_1_1, whole genome shotgun sequence genome, GAATTTTATGTACTAAATCCAGATGGCACTCTCTAGAGATTTCATAATAAATTTGAGAATTATTTTAAAGAGAAAAAACTTCAGGTATTGCATATGTTTAAATTTGACAGAATTAGAAAGGAAACACTACTAGATATTTGTATTCCGACTAGTTGAGTCTATCTGCAAGTATAGTAAATATTTATGCCttcatttttttctatttaatttttttaatgggaAAGACACATACTAAACCCGCACTCACTTACAAACAATTGGTTTTTGAATTGAAAAATACGACATTTATGTATATGTTTGGGCACACAATGCTAAAACACAACCTCCAGTTATTTATGACTTATTAGTCCAGACATGTTTTTTAATTATAAGAAAATTATGAGAGACTGTATATGCCCATGGGGAAAAACTATTATGGATGATGTAGTtccaaaaatttcaaaacaatATTACTACATGTTTTAAAAATTTCCTGATAAACATTTTTTTCAATTTGGACAATCATATGATATAGATGAACAGACATGATGACACTTTTAGCCTCTGTTACTTTTTACAtagtaatattatattataaatatgtatttgcTACACCATGTCTTTTCATATATAATGCTTTGTTTGAAGATTAAACGTGAAGCAACTTTTTCtcgcttttaattttttaatcaaagctataaattgtttaattattttatcaaaagaaaaagttatgtgaaaactttgtctTACCTAATTATATTTTAGATTCTTCTCAATCATGACCTCCTAAAAAAATAACAGTTAAGTCCCATGAAGGTTCTGcgtaaaatataacaattaaggAACAATCTTTCTATATATGTGTCGAGCAACGCCTCTTGCGATTTCAAAGACAATGAATTAAATAACCAAATACGTAACCGTGGGCaaataaatgaaaaaactaaGATGTTAAAAACATAAAACATCTGAAGATTCGCACCAACAATTATATATACTTAAACTAGTTAGGAATCGAATATAAAATCCTACTATACATTATGTCAAGACTGCTGCTAGTATCAGAGAATAAATGTAGAAGTTGTGTATTTGATGTTTCTACTcttaaattttcaataaaaagaaAGGTAGCCAACACAACCCTAAAGATAATGGAAATAAAGTAGCTCCTCATACGAAGATCACATTCTCATACGTAAAAATAATATAGCTacttcaaacaaaataatttttaaatatgacATTAACATCGATACATTCTAACACTTAAATACAAACTCTACTCAAGAACAACAAGCATAACTTAACTCAAGAACAACAAACATATATTaactgcaacaacaacaaaattaaggGGTCATTGAACTTTAGTAGATTGAAAGCCAAATACTTATTTGCTTatgtaattaaaattgaaatcaacaagttttcccaaaaattaaaatttgacttTTAAAATAGAACACTTAAAAAAATTGAACATGCTAAAGTAATAATATTAGAATTCAAAGGtttatggaaaaaaaaacataaaaatctcTTCAAATACACAAATAATTTCACAAAAGACTCAATACTACAGCAATGTGAAAATGTGCACGTAAACaataaaaagaagataaaaaacaAACTCGCATCAATTAACGATGAGAAGAAGAATTTCTCTTAAGTAGTTTGATGGAACAAAAAAAACATCATGTGAATAAAAAACCTTGGGTTTTTTGTTTTCACAAACTTTCAATTGGAGCTCACCTTTCAAGACAATTCCTTATAAATAAATTCAAGGTATACTTTTCTATCTCTTATAagttttatttcaataaaaaaacatcATGTGCTTCCAACGATTTTACGTTATACTTCTaactttcaaattttttaatagaTGCAAGTTACATATGTAGATTGTTTGCACCATACCTATAATTTgaaatcataatttaaaaaacCGGTATTGAGACTCTTTATATACCTAAGTTGTTACTCGATTATTAACTTAACTATGTTTTATACCgatagaaaacaaaatataactgTGACATAGTTAAACAATCATTCAAACACCTTTAAAATTGAGTTATGAACATTAAAAACAAAGTTATTTAACTCATCTAAGATTATAAACATATCAAAAGAGTATAAAACAATTtcattaattttacaaaaatGGAATTAATGTGATAATTATACACCTAATAATCTTACGGCCATCATACCCCATTCCTACCAATCCGTGATAAATTTCTTCTAGTTTTTAGCATTCATTTCAACTTTTGTTGAAaaaatttgtattattattttaattattttagattATTTATCCAATATACATGTGCTTTTAGACTATTTCTTTGACTTAAATAACAAGCTATACCGTAACAACGTATGCTTCGTTGGGGAAATTTTCCTATTCTAAAAGATCATGAGGTTTATCGAATGCCATTAATAGGTAACAACTATGATGTTTTTCGGTAAATGCAATAATCTGAAGGAACACTTAGAAAGTAGTTTAGGGCCATTTCCGTCGATAGATCCTTTGCATGGTTTTTATGTACTAAATCCAGATGGCACTCTCTAGAGATTTCATAATAAATTTGAGAATTATTTTAAAGAGAAAAAACTTCAGGTATTGCATATGTTTAAATTTGACAGAATTAGAAAGGAAACAATACTAGATATTTGTATTTCGACTAGTTGAGTCTATCTGCAAGTATAGTAAATATTTATGCCttcatttttttctatttaattttgaaggatagaaaaacacttagaaaggggggggattgaataagtgtgactttaaatcttggacgataaaaataaattgcacaattatttttatcctggttcgctgttaacgaagctactccagtccacccccgcagagatgatttacctcaacctgaggatttaatccactaatcgcacggattacaatggttttccacttagtccacaactaagtcttctagagtattctgatcacaactcgatcactccaggaacaactgcttagacaacttctaagacttttctagagtctactgatcaacacgatcactctagttacaaactgctcagccaactgctaagacttcctagagtatactgatcacacgatcactctagttccttacaacttaatgtaatctattcaagagtttacaaatgcttcttaaaagctataatcacaaacaatgatatttctcttatcgtttaagcttaatctcactaagatattacaacagcaatgtagtgagctttgatgaagatgaagattctgagtttagatttgaacagagtttcagcaagtttgatataagttgttttggtgcagaatcgttaaccttgcttctcatcagaacttcatatttataggcgttgagaagatgaccgttgagtgcatttaatgctttgcgtgttccgtacagcattgcatttaatgttatacgcttttgtcaactacctcgagccttgttcacgctgtgtctactgacgttgcctttagtagctttaacgttccttttgtcagtcagcgtagtctgccacctgtacttccttctgatctgatgtttgtgaatacgacgtttgaatatcatcagagtcaaaacagcttggtgcatagcatcttctgatcttctgatcttgaagtgcttctgttgcgtgataccatcttctgatcttcagtgcttctgatctcatgttcttctgatgcttccatagacccatgttctgattctgcttcgaccatcttctgatgtcttgccagaccatgttctgatgttgcatgctgaaccatttgagacacaacttctgagcgctgaattatgcgtactctttatatatatttcctgaaagggaaattgcattggattagagtaccatattatcttaagcaaaattcatattattgttatcatcaaaactaagataattgataagaacaaatcttgttctaacaaatttttttaatgGGAAAGACACATACTAAACCCGCACTCACTTACAAACAATTGGTTTTTGAATTGAAAAATACGACATTTATCTATATGTTTGGGCACACAATGCTAAAACACAACCTCCAGTTATTTATGGCTTATTAGTCCAGACATGTTTtttaattataagaaaataatgaGAGACTGTATATGCCCATGGGGAAAAACTATTATGGATGATGTAGTtccaaaaatttcaaaacaatATTACTACATGTTTTATAAATTTCCTGataaacattttttttcaatttgaaCAATCATATGATATAGATGAACAGACATGATGACACTTTTAGCCTCTGTTACTTTTTACAtagtaatattatattataaatatgtatttgcTACACCATGTCTTTTCATATATAATGCTTTGTTTGAAGTTTAAACGTGAAGCAACTTTTTCtcgcttttaattttttaatcaaagctatAAATTGTTTACTTattttatcaaaagaaaaagttatGTGAAAACTCTGTCTTACCTAATTATATTTTAGATTCCTCTCAATCATGACCTCTTTAAAAAATAACAGTTAAGTCCCATGAAGGTTCTGCGTAAAAGATAACAATTAAGGAACAATCTTTCTATATATGTGTCGAGCAACGCCTCTTGCGATTTCAAAGACAATGAATTAAATAACCAAATACGTAACCGTGGGCaaataaatgaaaaaactaaGATGTTAAAAACATAAAACATCTGAAGATTCGCACCAACAATTATATATACTTAAACTAGTTAGGAATCGAATATAAAATCCTACTATACATTATGTCAAGACTGCTGCTTGTATCAGAGAATAAATGTAGAAGTTGTGTATTTGATGTTTCTACTcttaaattttcaataaaaagaaAGGTAGCAAACACAACCCTAAAGATAATGGAAATAAAGTAGCACCTCATACGAAGATCACATTCTCATACGTAAAAATAATATAGTTacttcaaacaaaataatttttaaatatgacATTAACATCGATACATTCTAACACTTAAATACAAACTCTACTCAAGAACAACAAGCATAACTTAACTCAAGAACAACAGACATATATTaactgcaacaacaacaaaattaaggGGTCATTGAACTTTAGTAGATTGAAAGCCAAATACTTATTTGCTTatgtaattaaaattgaaatcaacaagttttcccaaaaattaaaatttgatttttaaaatagaacacTTAAAAAAATTGAACATGCTAAAGTAATAATATTAGAATTCAAAGGTTTATgaacaaaaaaacataaaaacctcTTCAAATACACAAATAATTTCACAAAAGACTCAATACTACAGCAATGTGAAAATGTGCACGTAAACaataaaaagaagataaaaaataaaCTCGCTTCAATTAACGATGAGAAGAAGAATTTCTCTTAAGTAGTTTGATGGAACAAAAAAAACATCATGTGAATAAAAAACCTTGGGTTTTTTGTTTTCACAAACTTTCAATTGGAGCTCACCTTTCAAGACAATTCCTTATAAATAAATTCAAGGTATACTTTTCTATCTCTTATAagttttatttcaataaaaaaacatcATGTGCTTCCAACGATTTTACGTTATACTTCTaactttcaaattttttaatagaTGCAAGTTACATATGTAGATTGTTTGCACCATACCTATAATTTGAAATCATAATTTGAAAAACCGGTATTGAGACTCTTTATATACCTAAGTTGTTACTCGAATATTAACTTAACTCTGTTTTATACCgatagaaaacaaaatataattgtgACTTAGTTAAACAATCATTCAAACACCTTTAAAATTgagatatttttattaaaaacaaagtTATTTAACTAATCTAAGATTATAAACATATCAAAAGAGTATAAAACAATTTCATTAATTTTACAAATATGGAATTAATGTGATAATTATACACCTAATAATCTTACGGCCATCCTACCTCATTCCTACCAATCCGTGATAAATCTCTTCTAGTTTTTAGGATTCATTTCAAGTTTTGTTGAAaaaatttgtattattattttacttattttagATTATTTATCAAATATACATGTGCTTTTAGACTATTTCTTTGACTTAAATAACAAGCTATACCGTAACAACGTATGTTTTCTGTCTGAATTATTCCCAGGATTGTATCTGGAAACCGAATTTAAACTTGCAGTTGTGCAAGAGATGGGGTATTGGTTAGGTGATAAGTGGTGTTGGAATGTTACTAAGGCGCACAAGGTTCTTGCACAACAGGCGTCCGTGGAAATGGCAGATTTGTATACTTTGCTTATGGATGTTAATTTAAATGCTAACAGTGAAGATGTAATTGTATGGCCGTTTGACGTGTCAAAATGTTATACGGTTCGCTCTGGTTACGACTTATTACAGCAGCAGCAACAAGGTGGGGAGCTAGACATATGCAGAAAACAGGGGTTGGAGTATATTTGGGCATCTAAGGTACCTTCTAAGCTCAAATTTTTTTACTGGAGAGTAATTTTAGACAAGCTGCCGACGAGGAATCAGTTGGTTCGCCGTGGAATTATTGCGAATAACCATGAGGCCTTATGCGCTTTCTGTGAGCTGCGTTATGAAGAACCTTTTCATATCTTCATTTCCTGTTCTAAGTTACAAATTTTGTGGGGAAAAATTAATCTTTGGCTGGATATTGATTCGCAAGGGGCAGAAGATTGCTGTGAACAACTTCATGAGGGAATTTCTGCTTTGTCGGGGAAGATTCAATGCAAAAGGGCTGCAGCTATTTGGATGATGATATGGTGGTGTATTTGGAAGGCTAGAAATAATATCATTTTCAATAATGCGGTTTTTGATTGCGATGAATTATTCGTCTCAATACTTTGGTACTCTTGGTGGTGGCTTGCTATCGAAGCCAAAGATAGAATTAGAAGTAACTTTTATGAGTGGTATAAAAACCCATCTTTATGTATGTGAGCCTTTAGTTGGGATGGTTTTTGTGTTGACTTTCAGGTTTTTCCTGATTTCTCTTGTAAGGGTTGAGTACCCCCAGTACTCTCTTTTAATACAAGAGTTTcttatgaaagaaaaatagtaatCTAGTTGTATGTATATAAATTGGCGTC contains:
- the LOC131631698 gene encoding uncharacterized protein LOC131631698, which produces MGYWLGDKWCWNVTKAHKVLAQQASVEMADLYTLLMDVNLNANSEDVIVWPFDVSKCYTVRSGYDLLQQQQQGGELDICRKQGLEYIWASKVPSKLKFFYWRVILDKLPTRNQLVRRGIIANNHEALCAFCELRYEEPFHIFISCSKLQILWGKINLWLDIDSQGAEDCCEQLHEGISALSGKIQCKRAAAIWMMIWWCIWKARNNIIFNNAVFDCDELFVSILWYSWWWLAIEAKDRIRSNFYEWYKNPSLCM